The Thermosynechococcus sp. genome has a segment encoding these proteins:
- the larE gene encoding ATP-dependent sacrificial sulfur transferase LarE, with the protein MGVDKLAALRDLIGQLDRALIAYSGGIDSTLVAKVAQDVLGDRAVAVTAVSPSLLPADLEDARIQAAAIGIRHELIETHELENPNYATNPVNRCYFCKSELHDRLRELAQAWGYEYVLDGVNADDLQDYRPGIAAAKERGVRSPLAEVGISKLEVREIAKSLGLPWWNKPAQPCLSSRFPYGEEITLAKLQRVGNAEYYLRKQGWELCRVRSHGDTARIEVPQQQIADFVTMTDLEQLVNHFQSLGFTYVTLDLEGFRSGKLNAALGRDP; encoded by the coding sequence ATGGGCGTGGACAAACTAGCGGCCTTACGCGATCTCATTGGTCAACTGGATCGAGCCCTGATTGCCTACTCCGGTGGCATTGATAGTACCCTCGTGGCCAAGGTTGCTCAGGATGTCTTGGGCGATCGCGCTGTGGCGGTCACGGCCGTGTCCCCTTCCCTATTGCCAGCGGATCTAGAGGATGCGCGCATTCAGGCAGCGGCCATTGGCATTCGCCACGAACTCATTGAAACCCACGAACTGGAGAACCCCAACTACGCCACTAACCCCGTGAATCGCTGCTACTTTTGCAAAAGTGAACTCCACGATCGCCTGCGGGAACTGGCGCAGGCTTGGGGCTATGAGTATGTTCTTGATGGGGTGAACGCTGATGATCTCCAAGACTATCGTCCGGGCATTGCGGCGGCCAAAGAACGCGGGGTGCGATCGCCCCTAGCCGAAGTCGGCATTAGCAAGCTAGAAGTGCGAGAAATTGCCAAATCCCTAGGGCTGCCCTGGTGGAATAAACCCGCCCAACCCTGTCTCAGTTCGCGCTTTCCCTACGGTGAAGAAATTACCCTTGCCAAGCTACAACGGGTGGGCAATGCCGAATACTACCTGCGCAAGCAGGGCTGGGAACTGTGTCGTGTTCGCAGTCATGGCGATACCGCTCGCATTGAGGTGCCCCAACAGCAGATTGCTGACTTTGTAACGATGACGGATCTTGAGCAACTGGTGAATCACTTTCAGTCCCTTGGCTTTACCTATGTCACTTTGGATCTGGAGGGCTTTCGCAGCGGCAAACTCAATGCCGCGCTTGGGCGCGATCCCTGA
- the psb30 gene encoding photosystem II reaction center protein Ycf12/Psb30 codes for MGIFNGIIEFLSNINFEVIAQLTMIAMIGIAGPMIIFLLAVRRGNL; via the coding sequence ATGGGAATTTTCAATGGTATTATTGAGTTTCTTAGCAATATCAACTTTGAAGTCATTGCCCAACTCACCATGATTGCCATGATTGGCATTGCAGGGCCAATGATTATTTTCCTGTTGGCCGTGCGTCGCGGCAATTTGTAA
- the recJ gene encoding single-stranded-DNA-specific exonuclease RecJ: protein MGVLPRQRWLLPPIDPECRDALRRALGCPSSLAEIYLRRGLTTPTAVRAFLEPETLELPPPNTVFPDLDLAVELLQRAIAHGDKMTICGDYDADGMTSTALLLRALRHLGADIDYEIPSRLHEGYGINERIVQECYDRGVKLILTVDNGIAALQPILKARELGLTVIVTDHHDVPPQLPPAHAILNPKLVSPTSPYHTLAGVGMAYILAVSLAQRLGNWRPLVRPLRELCTLGTIADLAPLTGVNRRWVKQGLQTLPTSPLVGVQALMQMARCLPEQEASLKPTAIGFRLGPRINAIGRIGDPQVVIELLTTDDPARAQKLAALCEATNRRRQDLCAEIEAAAIAHLEETAFDPQQEWVLVIVQPNWHHGVIGIVASRLVERYGVPVFIGTYEDETTIRGSIRGIPEFHVFEALEATKDLLLKYGGHKAAGGFSLRAEHLAAWRDRLRAFAQTCLKPEDLRPLVTLDAEISFAQLTWDFYTQVEQLQPFGSENPQPIFCSRGVKIREQTPMGQQGEHLKLTLEQNGQQMTAKAWRWGPLLPLPTRVDIAYHLTAHTWNGETQLELELKGIKPSLAWDVPEPPSHPLPSWQPLPPLTTLLPQLRDPVLLYGYGRPEVPPNLTTARIHYDRPRDRCRTLILWSLPPSWTHLRWLLAIAQPEIVYVGNQRPAIAPLPTLILSIQNELKATAGTKVNLLAWSQTYWIAPCTLVAILRHLGYGCEEFAPTLSMTEELARLQRWYQLQAKDLARLAQTWGTAKALKKKWLTNCRDARPTGK, encoded by the coding sequence ATGGGTGTTCTTCCCCGGCAACGTTGGCTCTTGCCACCGATTGATCCTGAGTGTCGTGACGCCTTGAGGCGGGCGCTGGGTTGCCCCTCATCGCTGGCGGAAATTTATTTGCGGCGGGGTCTCACAACCCCTACAGCCGTACGGGCGTTTCTCGAACCGGAAACCCTAGAGCTACCGCCGCCCAACACAGTCTTTCCTGACCTGGATTTAGCGGTGGAATTGCTGCAACGGGCGATCGCCCACGGTGACAAGATGACTATTTGTGGCGATTACGATGCTGATGGCATGACGAGTACCGCCCTGCTGTTGCGTGCCCTGCGCCATCTGGGAGCAGACATTGACTATGAAATTCCCTCGCGCCTGCATGAAGGCTATGGCATCAATGAGCGGATTGTGCAGGAGTGCTACGACCGGGGCGTCAAACTGATTCTCACCGTGGACAACGGCATTGCTGCCCTCCAACCTATTCTTAAGGCGCGGGAACTGGGACTGACGGTAATTGTGACGGATCACCACGATGTGCCGCCGCAACTGCCGCCTGCCCATGCCATTCTCAATCCAAAACTCGTTTCCCCGACCTCTCCTTACCATACCCTCGCGGGGGTGGGGATGGCCTATATCCTTGCTGTGTCCCTGGCACAGCGATTGGGCAACTGGCGGCCACTGGTGCGGCCTTTGCGGGAGCTGTGTACCCTGGGCACAATTGCCGATCTGGCTCCCTTGACGGGGGTGAATCGCCGCTGGGTCAAGCAGGGATTGCAAACCCTTCCCACCTCTCCCCTGGTGGGCGTCCAAGCGCTGATGCAGATGGCGCGCTGTTTGCCTGAGCAGGAGGCCTCTTTGAAACCCACCGCCATCGGGTTTCGCCTCGGACCACGGATCAATGCCATCGGCCGAATTGGGGATCCGCAAGTGGTGATTGAACTGTTAACAACGGATGATCCAGCCCGGGCTCAGAAGCTGGCAGCCCTCTGTGAGGCAACTAACCGTCGCCGTCAGGATCTCTGTGCCGAGATTGAAGCGGCGGCGATCGCCCACCTCGAAGAGACGGCTTTTGATCCCCAACAGGAGTGGGTTTTGGTGATTGTCCAGCCCAACTGGCACCATGGGGTCATTGGCATTGTGGCCTCCCGTCTTGTGGAGCGCTACGGCGTACCTGTGTTTATTGGCACCTATGAAGATGAGACGACAATTCGTGGCTCAATTCGCGGTATTCCAGAATTCCATGTTTTTGAGGCTCTTGAGGCAACCAAGGACTTGCTGTTGAAATATGGCGGTCATAAGGCGGCCGGCGGATTTAGCCTCCGGGCGGAGCATTTAGCAGCTTGGCGCGATCGCCTGCGGGCCTTTGCCCAAACCTGTCTCAAGCCCGAGGATCTGCGTCCCCTGGTCACCCTTGATGCCGAAATCTCCTTTGCGCAACTGACCTGGGACTTTTACACTCAAGTGGAGCAATTGCAACCCTTTGGCAGTGAGAATCCTCAGCCTATTTTCTGCAGTCGCGGGGTCAAGATCCGCGAACAAACGCCCATGGGTCAGCAGGGGGAGCACCTGAAACTCACCCTAGAGCAGAATGGGCAGCAGATGACCGCCAAGGCTTGGCGCTGGGGACCATTGTTGCCGTTGCCGACCAGGGTAGATATTGCCTATCACCTCACAGCCCACACTTGGAATGGCGAAACCCAGTTGGAACTCGAACTGAAGGGCATCAAACCCTCACTGGCGTGGGACGTCCCCGAGCCACCGAGTCACCCGCTTCCCAGTTGGCAACCCCTACCACCTTTGACAACGCTCCTACCGCAGTTGCGCGACCCTGTCTTGCTCTATGGCTATGGCCGCCCTGAGGTACCGCCCAACTTGACCACGGCCAGGATTCATTACGATCGCCCCCGCGATCGCTGTCGTACCCTCATCCTCTGGTCGCTGCCGCCCTCTTGGACCCATTTGCGTTGGCTATTGGCCATTGCCCAGCCCGAAATCGTCTATGTCGGAAACCAACGACCCGCGATCGCCCCCCTACCAACCCTCATCCTTTCGATTCAAAATGAGCTCAAGGCCACCGCAGGGACTAAAGTAAATCTTTTAGCCTGGAGTCAGACCTATTGGATTGCCCCCTGTACGCTGGTCGCGATCCTACGCCATCTGGGCTATGGCTGCGAAGAATTTGCCCCCACCCTGAGCATGACCGAAGAACTGGCACGATTGCAACGCTGGTATCAGCTGCAGGCCAAGGATTTGGCCCGGTTAGCGCAAACGTGGGGGACTGCCAAAGCTTTGAAAAAGAAATGGCTTACAAATTGCCGCGACGCACGGCCAACAGGAAAATAA